CGGCGCGCGGCCTGCTCGAAATCGAGATAGGTGAAGGCATGCGCCAGGTCGGTGCCGGGCTTCACCCCGGCGAGCTTCAGCAGGTGATCGCCCACCAGATGCGGCAGGTGGCCCTGCATGCCGCCGATGCCGAGGTTCACGCTGGGTTCGCGGAAGTGGATCGGCTTGAGCTGCGCGTGGCAGTCCGTCATGTGCAGGAAGCTGACGTTGCCGAAGCTCGGCAGGTCATACAACCCCTTCTGCGCCGTGGCGGCATCGGCATCGGCCCAGCGGCCCAGGCCCATGCCGGCCACGGAGGCGGCGCCCAGTACCTGCAGGAATTCGCGCTTGGAGAGATTCATGTATCAGCAGTCAATGATGTATTGAAGCGGAAAAAGCCCGTGCACGGCACGGGCCCGGGTTCTGGCGCGGATCAAGTCACAAGGAAACGCCGGGCCGCCGCAGGTTTCCTTGACCCCCTTGGGGGGCGGACGACGCCTGTCGTCGGCCTGGGGGCGCTCACTGATTCACCGCCGACTTCGGGTCGAGCAGCAGCGCCATCAGGTGCTGCATCTGCTTTTCGTCGAGCAGGCCCTTGTGGCCGAAGCGCGGCATGTTCGAGCAGGCGTTATAGGCCCAGGCGTTGTAGAGCTTGCCCCAGGTGTACTCCACCATCGGCCTGGCCGCCGGGCTGGCCGGATCGGTCACGCCGCGCAGCTTGCCGTAGTTGTACAGGCTCGGGCCGATGGTGCCGAAGGAGATCTCCGCCTGGGTCAGCTGGTGGCAGTTGTAGCAGTTGCCCCCGTTGGCGCTCGAAGCGGCACTCTTGTCGGTCCAGGTCATGCCCCGGCCACTTTGGGCAAGCTTTTCGCCTTCCTTCCAGTCGCCCAGGTACTTGCCATCGGAAGGCGCCTTCACGGTCGCCAGCGACTCGGCCTCGATGCGCTTGACGGCGGCTTCGTTCGGCGCCGCGCCGGTGGAGCAGGCGGCCTGGCCGGCATCCTGCTGCAGGCGATCCACCTTGGCGATGCCCTCGTCGCGGAAGGAGGCCTGCATCATCGCCTTGAACGAGGCATCCAGCGCCTTCGGCCCCGCGGGATCGGTCGCGGTGGCACAGCCCGCCACCAGGGCTGCCGCGCCCAGGCCGGCCAGCACGATCAGGCCCGTCTTCTTGGCGTTGACATTGACATTCATTCGCGGTCTCCGTGGGTGATGGGCGATCAACGCTTGATGGCCGGGGCGATCGAGACCGCACCCTTGGCATTCACACCCATGTAGACCCCGAGTGCGATCGTGACATCCGAGGCATAGCCCGGATACGGGAAGCGCTGCTGCCGGTAGCAGTCATTCAGGCGGCGCTGCATGCTCCACATCTCGCCGCTGGAGACGCGGTAGGCCGGCCAGGCCGCAAAGCCGATGCCGTCACCCGGGTTGCTGCGCAGGTCGGGCAGGTCCTGCAGGCGGATGCGCTTGTCCTTTTCGCCGTGGCAGGTCGAGCAGGCGAAGTCCATCGGCCCGCCGCGGAAGAAGAAGGCGCGCTGGCCCAGCTGGTACATGCGCTGCTCCTCGGCGTGACCCTGCGGCAGGGCCATCTTCAGGCCCCGCGACTCGGCCGAGATCCAGGCGGCCAGGGCCTCCATCGTCACCTGCTCGCCCTTGCCGAAGGGCGTCCTGGCGATCTCCGCGGCGTTCAGTCCCTGCAGCGTCTCCATGCAGGTGAGCAGGCGCGACTCCAGGTCCTGCACCCGCTTCGTGTCGGCAAACCAGCGTGGCAATTCGACCCAGGCGCCCTTGACCACGCCCGGCCCCTTGCCCAGGTCGCACTGCTCGAGCGAAGCATTCTTCGGCCCGCGCTTCTTCTTCCAGAGGTCTTCCCCCTTGGCTTCGAACAGCTCGGCCGGGTTGCCGTCTTCCAGCATCTTGCGGTATTCCGCGATGCCGTCGGACGCCGACTTGGTCTGCGCGATGGCAACGGGGCCCATGCCAGCAGCAGCGGCACACATCAGGGCCAGGGCAATGCGCTTCAAGGTGTCTCCTTGGTGATCGGTCGGGTCGGGCGGTTCGGGCCGAAAGGGCCTGTGGTGATGAGCCGGCTCAGGACACCGTGGCTTCGTCGGTGCGCTTGTCGCCCTTGTTGTCCACCCAGCTCACGCTCACCTTGTCGCCGGCCTTGGCGCCCTTGACGTTGAACTGCAGGAAGGGGTTCTTGGACACCGAGGGACCCCACTGGGCGGTCATCACGACCTTGCCATTGTGGGCGGCGCTCACCTCCTGGATGAACCAGGCGGGGATCACCTTGCCGGACGCGTCCTTGCGCTGCCCGGTTTCCATTTCGTGACTCATCAGCACGCGCACGGTGGCCTTGTCGCCAGCGGCCTGGGCGCGAATGCGCATCGGATCTGCCATTTGAAGCTCCTTGTATTAACCGCCGCAGCCACCGAGGGTGACCTTGACTTCCTTTTGCGCGAAGAACACCTTGCCGTCGTTCATGATCGCGATGGCGAACACGTTGGACGACTGGCCCATCTTCACGCGGGTGTTGAAGTTCGGCTCCACCGAGTCGGTGACGTCGAACAGCGCGCAGAGCATCGACGGGTTCTTCTCCACCGCGATCAGCAGGCGCTTGACGCCCGGCAGCGTGGTCGAGCAGCCCAGCGGCACCACGGCACCGTTCTCGGCGATGTCCGGGCCGGTGATGGTCACGGCCTTGTTCTCGGCCGGAGCGCTCACACCCAGGGACTTGACCAGGTCGGCCATGGTCTTGGCATCGAAGGCTGCCTGCGCATAGGCCGCCTGGGCGACGCTCGGCAGCAGGCCCATGCCAGCCAGCATGGCGGCGACGCCCGCACTGCGGCTGAGCATTTCGCGACGAGTTTGCATTGAGAAGACTCCTTTACGTGTCTTGCAGTTCGGGGGGATTCTGATGAGGCCGCGGCCCGCCGCGCAGAGGGCGGACCCTGAAACCGACCTGCCCGGAGGGAGTAGCCCAACTGGGTTTGGACGGCTGCAGAGCCGGGGAGCGGTCATTTACTTCTTCGCACCGTCAGCCAGCCATTGTGCGATGAGCCTGGCATCCGCCTCTGGCAAGGCCTGCGCGGGCATCGGGACCGCGCCCCAGACACCGGAGCCGCCCGCCTTGATCTTGCCCGTCAGGTAGGCAACGGCATCGGCTCGCCCACTGTACTTCTTCGCCACGTCGCGGTAGGCCGGTCCCACGATCTTGTTGTCCACGCCATGGCAGGCCATGCAGGCGTTCTTCTGCAGCAGCGGCATCACCGCTGCCGAGCCGCCGGCCTCCACAGCCTTGGCCACTGGTGCTGCTGCAACCACCGGCGCGGGCGCTGCTCCTGCGGGACGGGTGGTGTCCACGCCATGCTGCGCCCCGACGATGCGGTTCTGCTCGGCCAGGTTGCCGTGGTTGTTGCGGGCAAAGTCGGGCAGGAACGAACCCACCTTCGGCTCGGCCTCGCAGTCCTTCATGCAGGCCACGGCCTTGACGTCGGGCCGCAGCTCGGGCTTGCCGCCGGTTTTGAGCGACTGACCCGGCCACATGCCGTGGTCGAGCGTCATGCCATTGCGGTTGGGCAGACGCGCCTGGGCCTCGGCCATCGTCCGGTCGGACAGCACGAAGTTGTCCGGCAGCGCCCCGCCCATGTTGAGCAGGTAGGCCGTGACGGCGTAGACCTCGTCGACCTTGAGCGACTTGGGCGCGTTCCAGGGCATCGCGCGGTGGATGTAGTCCCACAGCGTCGAGATGGAGGCCACCTTCATCAGCGTGGTACGCCCGGGGTAGGACTCGTCGAGCAGGCGCGCCACCTTGCCGGTCTTCACGTCGTCCGCGGTGGTGCCGCCCACCAGGGGCGAGAACACCTCGTTGGACTCGCCGAAGATGCCATGGCACTGGGCGCACTTGCCTTCCCAGACGTCCATGCCCTGGGCCACCGAACCGGAACCCTTGGGCAGGCCCTTGAAGTCGGGCCGCACGTCGATGTCCCAGGCCGCGATTTCCTTGGCGGTGGCCGGACGGCCGATGCCAGCGAAGGCTGCGGCACTGTCCTTGGGCATCGCCTGGGCCCAGACCGCCGCACCCAGCGTCACGCCCGCCAGCGCCAGCGCGGCGCTACGCAGCCCTGTCCACTCACGAGAGCTGAACATTCTTGACCTCCCCGCTCTCCTGCACCAGCCAGGACTGGATGGCGTTGTTGTGATAGATCGAACGCTTGCCACGCACCGCGCGCAGCTGCCGATAGCTGGGCTGCACGTAGCCGGTCTCATCTGTGGCGCGACTCTGGATGATGGCCGGACGGCCGTCCCACACCCAGTCGATGTTGAAGCGCGTCAGCGCCTTGGTCTGCACCGGGCCTTCGATGCGCGCCGGCCGCCAGTTGCGCCCGCCGTCCACCGACACGTCCACCTTGGCCACCCTGCCGCGGCCGGACCAGGCCAGCCCGGAGATGTTGTAGAAGCCCTTGTCCAGCAGCACCTGCCCACCCGAGGGCGTGGTGACCACGCTCTTGCATTCCTGGATGCTGGTGTACTGGCGGTGCAGGCCACCGGGCATCAGGTCGATGTAGTGCACCGCCTCGTCCTTGGCGGCATAGGGCGCGTCGCCCACCTCGATGCGGCGCAGGTACTTGACCCAGCTCACGCCCTGCACGCCCGGCACCACCAGGCGCAGCGGGTAGCCGTTCTCAGGGCGCAGCATTTCGCCGTTCTGGCCATAGGCCAGCAGCACCTCGCCGGACTCGATCATCTCCATCGGGATGGTGCGGGTCATCGACGAGCCGTCGGCGCCCTCGGCCAGCACGTAGCGGCCACGCTTGTAGTCCACCCCGCACAGGTCGAGCACGATCTTCAGCGGCACGCCCGTGAACTCGCTGCAGCTGAGCATGCCGTGCGAGTACTGCACCGTCGGCACGGCAACGTTGCCCCACTCCATGCCACTGTTGGCGCCGCACTCGATGAAGTGGAAGCGGCTCACCGCCGGCAGCCGCATGATCTCGTCGAGCGTGAAGACCTTGGGCGTCCTCACCATCTTCTCGTCCGAGCCGTTGACCATCAGGCGGTGCTTGGACGGATCGACGTCCCACCAGCCCTGGTGGTGGCGCTCGAAGTGCAGGCCACTGGGCGTGACGATGCCGAAGAGCGACTGCAACGGCGCAAACGAGACCGACGACTGGGTCGTCTGCGTCAGCCCCGGGCTGGGCCGGCGCTGCACATTGCTCTCGTACTTCGACGGCCTTCCGTAGCCCTCGCTGGCCACGCCCTGCCCCAGGTTGCGGCTGTGCTCAGGCAACTCCAGGATGTTGGGATCCCCGCCCTCGGTGGGCACCGGATTGGACTGGGCCTGCGCCACCACGGCGCCACCCGCTGCGCCTGCACCCACGGCCGAGGCGAAGGCACGCCGGATGAAGTCACGCCGGCCCTGCTTGGCCTCGGCGAACACCGTGCGCACCCCCGCGGCATCGATGAAGTTTTCGGGCGCCTTCAGCAGGCGCCCCGGGAACCCGCCTTCCGGCCCCGTGCGATCGTCAGCTTGCACAAGCTCTCCTGTGGAACGTGCGTGCCCGAGCCCGACACCTGACTCGGATCATCTAGATATAAGCACAAACAAATATTATGAGAGGACTGGCTGACACGTAGCTGGTGGAAACACCCATCGACGCGCCCAGGGCAGATACCCCCGCGGGTTGTGAAGAACTCACACCGCCGTTACAGTGGCTGCGTGCCGCACGCCCGTCCCTGGGTCCACCGGCGCCCGATCCATGCCCCCATGACCCCTGCCGCTCCCCTCACCTACCTCTACCCCGTCTGGTTCGCCATCCCGATGGGCCTGTGCGGCCTGGCGCTGGCCTGGAACCGCGCCTCCGAGCTGATGGGCGAGATGGCGCTCGCCATCTCCCTGGTCCTGGGCGTGGCGGCACTGGCCGCCTACCTGGCCCTGGCCGTGGCCGCCGTGCTGCGGCTGCGGCGCCACCCGAAGGCCTGGCAGGAGGACCGGGCGCACCCGGTGCGGCACGCCTTCCTGGCCGCGATCCCGATCGGGCTGATGCTGCTGGCCACGGTCGGCACCACCCTGCTGGGGCCGGAAGGGCTGCGTTCGGGTGCGCCGGTGCTCGTCGGTTCGGTCCACCTCGCCTGGTGGGTCGGCGCACTCGGGCAGTTCACCGTGACGCTGTGGGTGCTGTCGCGCTGGTGGCAGGGCAACAAGCCGGGCGGCCTGCACTGGCCGGTGCTGACACCGGCCATGATCATCCCGGTGGTGGGCAACGTGCTCGCGCCACTGGCCGGCGTGCCGCTGGGCCACACCGAGTGGGCGGCGGCGCAGTTCGGCGTTGGCCTGCTGTTCTGGCCGGTGGTGCTGGTGCTGCTGCTGGTGCGCGTGGCCACCCAGGGCCTCTGGCCGGAGCGGCTGCTGCCGGCGCACTTCATCCTGATCGCACCGCCCGCGGTGGTCGGCCTGGCCCTGCTGCAGTTCGGCGCGCCGCGGCTGCTGGCCTGGGGCTGCTGGGGGGTCGCGCTGTTCAGCTTCCTGTGGGCCGGCTCGCAGGCGCGTCGCCTGGCCGCATTGCCCTTCGGGGTGCCGCACTGGGGCCTGTCGTTCCCGCTGGCCGCGCTGGCTGCGCTGACCTTGCGTCTGGCCGAGCCGGGCGGGTTGCTGGCGGTGCTCGGCCCGGTGCTGCTGGCGCTGGCCTCGCTGGTGATCACCGCCCTGCTGCTGGGCACCTGGCGCGGCCTGCGCCAGGGCACGCTGCTGGTGCCGGAGCAGGTGGCGGTGCTGCAACCGGTGGGCGCACCGACGGGCGGTTGACCGCTCAATCCCCGTACCAGCGCGTCTCCCGGCGCCGTCCGGGACGGGCACGCTGGATGACCACGCCGGCCACCGCCTCGGGGCCAGGCAGCGGTGCGCTCGGGCTGGATCCGTCCAGTACCTCCACCCACCAGCCCGCCCTGTCGGGGCCTGCGGCCGGTGCGGCCCGCAGGCGGCGCAGCACCCAGCCCTCGCGGGGCAGCTGCACGAGCACATAGGCGCCGTCACGCACGCGGCCCTCAGGCTCGATGACGACGATGTCGCCGTCCTCGAACTCGGGCGCCATCGACGCCCCCATCACCCGCAGCGCGAACACCTCGGTGCCGCTGCAGTCGAGCGCGTTCTCCTGCGCCGCGCCAGCGGCAGGCCGGATCGGGATGACCAGGCGAGCAGTCGCGCTCGAGCCCGCAGCGGGCGCAGTCGTTTGGAGCGGCAAGGCATCGGCCATGCCGCGCAGCATGCGGGTCCCGCCCGGCGCTGGTCGATCACCCAGATGGGCTAGTCCCTGACTCCCCATGGCGGTGATAGACGCTCGGGCGTCGCTCCGCGCCCAATCCATGCAGGATTCCCGCATTGCGTGTGAGGTTGTCGGCCTCATCGCGACGGGGGAGCACGCCTACCGAAGCGCAGATTCAACGACCGAGGAGATCCTCCATGCAATTCGACCAGGAATTCGACGCACGCGGCCTGTCCTGCCCGCTGCCCATCGTCAAGACCAAGAAGGCCCTCAACGCCATGACTTCGGGCCAGGTGCTCAAGGTCACGACCACCGATCCCGGATCGGTCAAGGACATGGAGGCCTTTGCCAATCAGACCGGCAATCCGCTGGTCGAGTCCGGCACGGCCGGCGGCGAGTACGTGTTCTATCTGCGCAAGGGCTGACGCCCCCGCCTGAGCGAGCCGCCCACGAAGCAGAACCGGACCGAGGAGCACACCGTGGAACCCAAACGCATGGCCATCATCGCGACCAAAGGGACGCTGGACATGGCCTACCCGCCCTTCATCCTCGCCTCCACCGCCGCGGCGCTGGGCTACGAGGTGCAGGTCTTCTTCACCTTCTACGGGCTGCAGCTGCTGCGGCGCGACCTGTCGGACGTGAAGATCAGCCCGCTGGCCAACCCGGCCATGCCGATGCCGGTGCCCATGCCGGTGATGGTGCAGATGCTGCCCGGCATGGAGACCATGGCCACGATGATGATGAAGCAGAAGATCAAGTCCAAGGGCGTCGCCTCGCTCGAGGAGCTGCGTGACCTCTGCCTGGAGGCCGACGTCAAGTTCATCGCCTGCCAGATGACGGTGGACCTGTTCGACTTCGAGAAGAAGGACTTCATCGACCAGGTCGAGTACGGCGGCGCCTCCACCTTCATGGAGTTTGCCGGCAAGACCGACATCTGCCTGTTCATCTGACACGGGGCGGCTTGCGGGGCCTGCCCGCGCCTTGATGCACCCCGGGGAGACACCGGGGCCGCCGCCCGGGTGCGCCCGCCCTCACCGGGCCCGCGACCCACCACGAGACATGCCGGAGAGAAACGATGCTGCATCTTCCCCAGTCGAAGCGTCCCCACGCCCACACCCGCCGCGCCATCGCCTTGGGCGCCGCCCTGGCCCTGAGTCCCCTGGCCGCGCTGGCCACCAATGGCTACTTCCCGCATGGCTATGGCCTGAAGGCCAAGGGCATGGGCGGCGCCTCCCTGGCCATGAGCCAGGACGGCATGGGCGGCGCCAACAACCCGGCCAGCATGTCCTTTGCCGGGAGCCGGCTCGACCTGGGCCTGGACTGGTTCCAACCCAAGCGCGGCGCCAGCCGGCAGGGCAGCATGGGCGGCGCATTCGACTTCAACACGACCAGCGAAAGCAACAACCACTTCGTGCCCGAGTTCGGCTACATCAGCCAGTTCAGTCCGTCATTGACCGCCGGCATCACGGTGTACGGGAATGGCGGCATGAACACCGACTATCCCGGGGCCCAGACCTCCTGCGGCAATCCGTCGGGCAACGTGGCCAATCCGATGTGCGGCAGCGGCCGCCTGACGATGGACTTGATGCAGTTGATCATCGCGCCGACGGTCTCGTTCAAGCTGGCGCCAGACCACGCCATCGGCCTGTCGCCGCTGCTCGGCTATCAGCGATTCAAGATGTCGGGCCTGCAGGCCTTCGACAACGGCCCCGGCTTCCCACCGATGACCGGCAACCCGGGCTACGTCACCAACAACGGCTACGACAGCTCGACCGGCTTCGGTGTTCGCGTCGGCTATCAGGGCAAGGTGGGGCCGGTCACACTGGCGGCAGCCTATTCGCCCAAGATGGACATGGGGACCCTTGACAAGTACAAGGGCTTGTTTGCCGGCGCCGGTGACTTCGACATCCCAGCCAACTACGGCTTGGGCGTCGCGGTGTCGGTCATACCCGCCGTCACCGTCGCACTCGACTGGATGCGCATCGAATACAGCGGCGTGCCGTCCGTGGGCAACCCGAGCAGCAACCAGGCCCCGCTCGGCTCGGCGAACGGCCCCGGCTTCGGATGGAAGGACATCGATGTCTACAAGCTGGGCGTGCAGTGGCAGGCCAGTCCGCAACTGACGCTGCGGGCGGGCTACAACAAGGGCGACAACCCGATCACCGCAGCGGATGTGTCGTTCAACATCATTGCGCCTGGCGTGACGAAGACCCACTACACCCTGGGCGGCACGATGCAGCTGGGCGGCAACTCCGAGCTGACGATGGCCTACATGTACGCACCGAAGGTGTCGGTCACCGGCTACTCGATGCTGAATTCCCCGACCCTGCTCGGCCCCGGCAACGGCGGGCAGGAAACCATCTGGATGAAGCAGCAATCGCTGGGCATGGCCTGGGCCATGCGGTTCTGAGCGCCTCCGTCACAATCTCGCCCCCGCGGGCGCCGTGCTGCCGACACGAACGTGGGCATGCGGCGCCCTTTTCCTGACCCCACTTTCTTGAGCGAGGCTGACCCCCCATGGACGGCAGCAACATCGTTTCCCCGACAACCATCGCCTGGCTGGGCGCCGGGCTCGGCGTGGCCTTCGGCTTCGTCGGCCAGCGCAGCAACTTCTGCACCATGGGCGCGGTGTCCGACATCGTGGCCATGGGCTCGTGGACACGCATGCGCATGTGGCTGATGGCCATCGGCGCGGCCA
The Sphaerotilus microaerophilus DNA segment above includes these coding regions:
- the soxZ gene encoding thiosulfate oxidation carrier complex protein SoxZ; this encodes MADPMRIRAQAAGDKATVRVLMSHEMETGQRKDASGKVIPAWFIQEVSAAHNGKVVMTAQWGPSVSKNPFLQFNVKGAKAGDKVSVSWVDNKGDKRTDEATVS
- a CDS encoding C4-dicarboxylate ABC transporter; protein product: MTPAAPLTYLYPVWFAIPMGLCGLALAWNRASELMGEMALAISLVLGVAALAAYLALAVAAVLRLRRHPKAWQEDRAHPVRHAFLAAIPIGLMLLATVGTTLLGPEGLRSGAPVLVGSVHLAWWVGALGQFTVTLWVLSRWWQGNKPGGLHWPVLTPAMIIPVVGNVLAPLAGVPLGHTEWAAAQFGVGLLFWPVVLVLLLVRVATQGLWPERLLPAHFILIAPPAVVGLALLQFGAPRLLAWGCWGVALFSFLWAGSQARRLAALPFGVPHWGLSFPLAALAALTLRLAEPGGLLAVLGPVLLALASLVITALLLGTWRGLRQGTLLVPEQVAVLQPVGAPTGG
- the soxA gene encoding sulfur oxidation c-type cytochrome SoxA, with the translated sequence MCAAAAGMGPVAIAQTKSASDGIAEYRKMLEDGNPAELFEAKGEDLWKKKRGPKNASLEQCDLGKGPGVVKGAWVELPRWFADTKRVQDLESRLLTCMETLQGLNAAEIARTPFGKGEQVTMEALAAWISAESRGLKMALPQGHAEEQRMYQLGQRAFFFRGGPMDFACSTCHGEKDKRIRLQDLPDLRSNPGDGIGFAAWPAYRVSSGEMWSMQRRLNDCYRQQRFPYPGYASDVTIALGVYMGVNAKGAVSIAPAIKR
- a CDS encoding c-type cytochrome translates to MFSSREWTGLRSAALALAGVTLGAAVWAQAMPKDSAAAFAGIGRPATAKEIAAWDIDVRPDFKGLPKGSGSVAQGMDVWEGKCAQCHGIFGESNEVFSPLVGGTTADDVKTGKVARLLDESYPGRTTLMKVASISTLWDYIHRAMPWNAPKSLKVDEVYAVTAYLLNMGGALPDNFVLSDRTMAEAQARLPNRNGMTLDHGMWPGQSLKTGGKPELRPDVKAVACMKDCEAEPKVGSFLPDFARNNHGNLAEQNRIVGAQHGVDTTRPAGAAPAPVVAAAPVAKAVEAGGSAAVMPLLQKNACMACHGVDNKIVGPAYRDVAKKYSGRADAVAYLTGKIKAGGSGVWGAVPMPAQALPEADARLIAQWLADGAKK
- the soxX gene encoding sulfur oxidation c-type cytochrome SoxX, giving the protein MNVNVNAKKTGLIVLAGLGAAALVAGCATATDPAGPKALDASFKAMMQASFRDEGIAKVDRLQQDAGQAACSTGAAPNEAAVKRIEAESLATVKAPSDGKYLGDWKEGEKLAQSGRGMTWTDKSAASSANGGNCYNCHQLTQAEISFGTIGPSLYNYGKLRGVTDPASPAARPMVEYTWGKLYNAWAYNACSNMPRFGHKGLLDEKQMQHLMALLLDPKSAVNQ
- the dsrE2 gene encoding sulfur carrier protein DsrE2; translated protein: MEPKRMAIIATKGTLDMAYPPFILASTAAALGYEVQVFFTFYGLQLLRRDLSDVKISPLANPAMPMPVPMPVMVQMLPGMETMATMMMKQKIKSKGVASLEELRDLCLEADVKFIACQMTVDLFDFEKKDFIDQVEYGGASTFMEFAGKTDICLFI
- the soxC gene encoding sulfite dehydrogenase — its product is MQADDRTGPEGGFPGRLLKAPENFIDAAGVRTVFAEAKQGRRDFIRRAFASAVGAGAAGGAVVAQAQSNPVPTEGGDPNILELPEHSRNLGQGVASEGYGRPSKYESNVQRRPSPGLTQTTQSSVSFAPLQSLFGIVTPSGLHFERHHQGWWDVDPSKHRLMVNGSDEKMVRTPKVFTLDEIMRLPAVSRFHFIECGANSGMEWGNVAVPTVQYSHGMLSCSEFTGVPLKIVLDLCGVDYKRGRYVLAEGADGSSMTRTIPMEMIESGEVLLAYGQNGEMLRPENGYPLRLVVPGVQGVSWVKYLRRIEVGDAPYAAKDEAVHYIDLMPGGLHRQYTSIQECKSVVTTPSGGQVLLDKGFYNISGLAWSGRGRVAKVDVSVDGGRNWRPARIEGPVQTKALTRFNIDWVWDGRPAIIQSRATDETGYVQPSYRQLRAVRGKRSIYHNNAIQSWLVQESGEVKNVQLS
- the soxY gene encoding thiosulfate oxidation carrier protein SoxY, which codes for MQTRREMLSRSAGVAAMLAGMGLLPSVAQAAYAQAAFDAKTMADLVKSLGVSAPAENKAVTITGPDIAENGAVVPLGCSTTLPGVKRLLIAVEKNPSMLCALFDVTDSVEPNFNTRVKMGQSSNVFAIAIMNDGKVFFAQKEVKVTLGGCGG
- a CDS encoding sulfurtransferase TusA family protein, producing the protein MQFDQEFDARGLSCPLPIVKTKKALNAMTSGQVLKVTTTDPGSVKDMEAFANQTGNPLVESGTAGGEYVFYLRKG
- a CDS encoding OmpP1/FadL family transporter is translated as MLHLPQSKRPHAHTRRAIALGAALALSPLAALATNGYFPHGYGLKAKGMGGASLAMSQDGMGGANNPASMSFAGSRLDLGLDWFQPKRGASRQGSMGGAFDFNTTSESNNHFVPEFGYISQFSPSLTAGITVYGNGGMNTDYPGAQTSCGNPSGNVANPMCGSGRLTMDLMQLIIAPTVSFKLAPDHAIGLSPLLGYQRFKMSGLQAFDNGPGFPPMTGNPGYVTNNGYDSSTGFGVRVGYQGKVGPVTLAAAYSPKMDMGTLDKYKGLFAGAGDFDIPANYGLGVAVSVIPAVTVALDWMRIEYSGVPSVGNPSSNQAPLGSANGPGFGWKDIDVYKLGVQWQASPQLTLRAGYNKGDNPITAADVSFNIIAPGVTKTHYTLGGTMQLGGNSELTMAYMYAPKVSVTGYSMLNSPTLLGPGNGGQETIWMKQQSLGMAWAMRF
- a CDS encoding S24 family peptidase, with product MADALPLQTTAPAAGSSATARLVIPIRPAAGAAQENALDCSGTEVFALRVMGASMAPEFEDGDIVVIEPEGRVRDGAYVLVQLPREGWVLRRLRAAPAAGPDRAGWWVEVLDGSSPSAPLPGPEAVAGVVIQRARPGRRRETRWYGD